Within Sulfurimonas sp. hsl 1-7, the genomic segment CCTGCACAAAGGTTTATTGATGAGTACTTACAAATGCACTGTAAAGCTCTTCAAAACCTTTTTCACTAGAATGTTCAACAGATTTCATTGTCTCTACCGCTTTATCATAGTTTTTCTCTTTCCATAAACCTATAGCTTCTTTGATCGAGTTATGAACATTTGCATGATGCGTCGATACGCTGCTGATCACATTTGGTGCATTTTTGATCTGTTCTTTGTTTTCATCAAACCATTTACCAAATACACAACTATGTTCATCACCTATAGTTGGGGTATCTCCGTTAATAAAGGCATTGTACCCTAGAAGTTTCAGCAGGATATGGTCAAGTTTACCGTTTCCGATACCAATCTCATGAGTGATGTTAGAAGTTATTTCAGAAATTCTTTGTGAATTACGGATAACAAAATCGAGCTCTTCAAAAAATGCCGAGAGTGTTTCCGTCATCTGATTTGTATTTTCTCTGAATAGTTCAGAGATATCTTGGATATCAGATGTATTTTGTTTGAGCTGGCTAATGCTTATCTCAACCTCTTGCGTCGCTTTTTGTGTACGCTCGGCAAGTTTTCTAACTTCATCTGCAACTACGGCAAAACCGCGTCCATGTTCACCCGCACGTGCAGCTTCAATAGCAGCGTTTAATGCAAGTAGATTTGTTTGATCAGAGATATCTTTGATCAGATTGATTATCTCGCCGATAGATGTCACACTGTTGTTAAGCGATGATGCTCCGTTGTCTAAGTTTACAGCCTCTTGCGCAATTTGGTCAATAGACTCATTGATCGAGTTCCCCTCTTTTTGCACAGTCTCTATTCTATGGCTTGTTCTTCCGTTTAGTTCACCCGCTTCATCAAGTGCATCTACAGACGATTGTAAAATATTTCTAACAAAGCCGACACCGCTTTTATATGAAAGTAAAAGCATTTGAATAATATCGTTACGAGCATCACCCTCTTTTGAAACTGTTAGAGTACTTGCAGTCTGCTCTTTTTGTGCAAGTAAAGCTTTAAGTTCGCTCACCTCTTCTTTAAGTCTGTCATTCTCGCTTTGCAGCTGTTGTACTTTTATTTTTTCTTGATCACAATTACTAAAAAATCCCACGTAAGATCTCCATATATTTTATTACTTGGGTATATGATATATAAATAACCATTAATCCACTCTTTAGTCAATAATCCCTAAAATATGAGAAGTTATAACTATTTCAAATTTTAGGTGCTCAAATGTTTGAACAAATATCTTCAGAACTTCAACACTATATCGATAAAACATATCAAAAGAGTTATAAAGG encodes:
- a CDS encoding CZB domain-containing protein, whose product is MRNSQRISEITSNITHEIGIGNGKLDHILLKLLGYNAFINGDTPTIGDEHSCVFGKWFDENKEQIKNAPNVISSVSTHHANVHNSIKEAIGLWKEKNYDKAVETMKSVEHSSEKGFEELYSAFVSTHQ